A single window of Chitinophaga sp. XS-30 DNA harbors:
- a CDS encoding SMI1/KNR4 family protein — MESLYNLIDYLRSIKAPVTKLLREGESGKVLQYKLEGEGLIATKQLVEVYKIVDGTSMNEDHLGLQYFFPGFILVSLDQALELYDEECKEYGSWPEGYLPVFWNGNRDYLLVNCRSEDNGVYYFSPDEFRFDGLGKIYDSLDLLFMTVLECFKEGGYALGDHLEDINHQYEIVNVLSKRMNPDSVFWIISEGNEG; from the coding sequence ATGGAATCTTTATACAATCTGATTGATTACTTACGCAGTATTAAGGCTCCGGTAACAAAGCTTCTTCGGGAAGGCGAATCCGGAAAAGTCTTGCAATATAAGCTGGAAGGAGAGGGGCTGATTGCCACGAAGCAGCTTGTTGAAGTATATAAAATTGTAGATGGCACTTCAATGAACGAAGATCATTTAGGTCTTCAGTATTTTTTTCCTGGGTTTATATTGGTATCCCTGGATCAGGCGCTGGAATTATATGATGAGGAATGCAAAGAATACGGTTCCTGGCCGGAAGGATATTTGCCGGTTTTTTGGAATGGGAATAGAGATTATTTGCTAGTGAATTGCAGGAGCGAGGATAATGGCGTCTATTATTTTTCCCCTGATGAGTTTAGATTTGATGGATTGGGAAAAATATATGACAGTTTAGATCTACTGTTTATGACTGTTTTGGAGTGCTTCAAGGAAGGAGGGTATGCGCTCGGGGATCACCTGGAAGATATAAATCATCAATATGAGATTGTGAATGTCTTGTCAAAGAGAATGAATCCAGATTCAGTATTCTGGATTATATCGGAGGGGAATGAAGGTTGA